The Arachis duranensis cultivar V14167 chromosome 9, aradu.V14167.gnm2.J7QH, whole genome shotgun sequence genomic sequence TACCAAGTTACGAAAATTCTTTATTGCCATACTCAATTGAGATGGTTTGGCTCGATGACGTGAGTTtctactaatatttttctattttattttaaatttatattatttatattttaaatttatttgtttattcccACCTAATCGTTCTTTGATTTTTGTTCatcaattctattttattttattttgcatgTTTTGTAGTCTTTGATAATGAGGCAAAACAAGTTTTGGAAAAGAGCTGTGTAGAGATACTTGATCAACTCCTATTAGTAAGTTCTAaccaatatttatttctaaaaacattagtgaagatatttttaatggtaatttttatattatttattattaatatattatataataccCTGTAGAAAGGAGATCTATCGGATACACCTACACTTTTTCTCAACCTAATTGATAAGACTTTTATCTTCATCGTTGAAGTTTAAATATCTGATAATCCACATTTTTCACCATCTTATAAAGTTAAGAAGATGACTGATAATGTGGACCTCGTAAATAAATTCAAAGATGCTCACCCTATTCAAATTGTGAGTATAATTATAAGTGTACTTTATATTAAAAATCAGTTTATTTTTTACTTCCTTGATCATTAGTagtatctaatttataaataataattaataattaattataattttaggatgTTGACTACACCGGTAGTTTGCTTCCAATTTCAAAGGTATCCTCAATCATTaaaggggagaaaataaaaagggctaaggtatttgttcaaaaaataaattttttgtttgtttgttctctcaaaattagatcttaattttattcaaaaaatattagtgagATGAAATCAAAAGTTAGAAAGAAGTCTTTAATTTAACGTGGTAAAAGTTCAGAATTTGTTGCTTGAATTCTCCAATAAAGTTACAGCCAATGGTGAATCTGAAGTGTTGGAAAATGTTATTACACTAATTAAGCGACTATCATCGGAGTCAGAAGATTTGAAGATGGAAGGAGATATctcaacttgcaagaagatcaagattgaaaattaaatttgagaATTTGGATGCACATATTTTGGAATCCCTTTTAGAGTCTATCTAATAGAATAATGCCAAGCATATATTTGTTTCGGTGAAAACATTatcttttcttgagttgttatttttcttttagttcttttcgatttttatgtttggaatttagaattttttaaaatataaattgaagttatttggttattacttgtggttttatttttaatttgattcacaccgttgaattattgttgatacaattaagttagttattaatttttaatgtgtacttattttaaaaaaaatctaattataatttttaattaaagtattatgtttagaattttaaatttaaattcaaatatactttttttttatttttaagtaagTAATTGGGTTTGagaatactttttaaaaatttatataatttataaactaTTATGCTAATTACAAATGATTATAATAAGGTAAATAGAATTACCAGTCTTATTAAGATGTGAGGTTATTTATACTGtttaaaaaatctttatttttatagcAATATAAATAGGAAGTTCCTATGCTGACGTGGTGCTCATACATTGAGTTTGGAAATTTATTTGCTTAAGTATCGTCATtgaacatttttaaaattttatttataaattataacttattattTGCTTACGTTGTtaccttttaaatttttaaatcgcTTTCTTAGGTTGCTGggtatttagtttttaatattgttgaaCTAATAATTTGCTTAGGTATcatcactaaaattttttaaaatgttatttataaattataatttattatttgcttaagttgttactttttaaatttgaaacaatCTTTTTTCCAGATCGAATACAAATAGGGAGACTTTTTGCTGACGTGGCACTCATATGTTGAGTTTTGAGATTATTTGCTTAAATGTCTTTATTagaaatttttgtaattttatttataaattaatagattATTTGGTTAGATTGTTAGATAATAATAAggatttagtttttgaatttattaataaaatagttagatatttaaatcttaatattattaaactaattaaaaaaattaatatataaattattcgGTTAGGTTGTTAGATATCAATAAGGATTTAGTTTTCGAGTTTATTAGTAACgtagttaaatatttaaatcttaatattattgaattaatttaaacaaagttatctataaattattttaaaattaggacggttgtttaataataaaatcaacaatttAAAAGTAATAACAAAACAAATAAGAAATAAGTAGTAGTAAGAAACaagttaaaaaacaaaataataagagcttaaatttaaaaatagaaacaaaatgttcttttaaaataaaataataaaaaattaaatttaaaagagattgttactttttaaaatttaagttatttactTAAGTTATTTtgtttaggttgttatttttttaattttaagttattttgcTTAAgcggttattttttaaattttaagttatttgtttagtttattattttttaaattatttagatTTTGATTCATAGAAGAAATATAGTTTCAATGTATGTAACAACAGGGTTGTGTTGCATTTCTATGGTATTTAGATTTTGATTCATAGAAGAAATATAatttcaattcgatttatatcGGTCTTCCTCATCATCTGCAAGTAGCCCAGCAAGTAGGTGTCATCAAGTTCTACCTCAAAAAATCGGATTCTCTTTGACAACCAATCTCATTTAAAGTTGAAGAAGGAGGAGACTATAAATGTTGCAACCTCAGCTTCATTTTGGCCTTCGAAGCTCAATTATGGCTCCTTGGTATCTCCATATGGTTCATATATATTGGAAGCTGCAGTTCTTCTTCATAAGATCGTTGGTGTTTCTGTTGCGTGGTGAGATTTGAATGTTAccataaaaaacaaaaggaagTACTTTGATGATGTTATTACTTATTAAGTGCGTGTTTGGATTACCGTTTGCAAACCAGAGTttacataaaattgattttgtaaaattgattttgataataagTTAGTTTGGGTtaatgtgatttatgtttggtaatctttatatcaaaattgattatagtaaaataaatgttgtttggattatactattcaaaatcacttttaaatgaaaaattactaaaatagacatcaatTTTATATACTTGCAAAATcagaatactataaaaaataatataaaaaatatttatcatataaataaaataaatacaataaaaaataaaaatataaaagagagtactataaattttataatgtcacacaaaaagaaaatattttataattttttttagtatcgtcagtactctttaatttagtattattttagactataaatttttattatttatgactctattgttacttataattaattttttatttattttgtcctttttttataggatcataatttatattattcaaaattttgataataaacgtagtatataataattacaattacaattacaaattttacaaatttagaataaaaaataaaaaaattaatacaaaacaaaaatagagtacatcaaagaataaaaaaaattatacagataagaaataataaaaatttcataaaaccaacaacatatatcatatgaacaaaaaaaatatcataaaacgtagataaaattcatatgaataaaaccaaataaaaataaaaaaaattcaatttgttagtgattgaaataaatctgaacgattttgatgaaaaaaatggaactaaaaaattatgaagaagTAGGAAGAACTACAAAGAATGACTGAAGATAATAGTTACTAGTATCATTCttatagaagaaaatgaagggtAGGGTtggtaaaaaagaaatattttagcTTCTTCTAAACATGAAACGTGAAACGCAGAAGCTACAAATTTGAGCTTCTTCTAAACGTGGGTTCAGAGGCAGAATCTGCGTTCACAATgataaaaattgccaaacatcaaagtgaaactttcaagaagctCAAACGGACTTTTCTCCTCCCCAACGTGTTTCCCAAACACACCCTAAGAGTTCAACTGCAACTTCCTTTTATCGTTGTTTAATAATAAGTGTATTTGTATTCTTAAAGCTAAATTGGAAATTATGTTCTTCTTTATTTCGAGAAGATTGCATCTCTCAACCAGGACTTATGGTGAAAAGTTTGTAGATGGgaaaaatcacactttatttATTAGCATGCATTGTAATTtggcttttttgttttttgtgtttAGATTTAACTTCTACCATACCAACTAGCTACatattttgttgtgtttttgtTGTTGACTTTTGTCAGTGGATTAATATTTTGTAGTACATTAACTAAGTATTATCCGTGTGAtgacttaaattttttttggtgatagtattaaaaagtaaatatttaaaGTTATGTTATTGTCGAATTTTCGTATGAACATGATAAAAACTTGTTCTTGAATATCTTTCTACAAAATCTTTCATatgatagaaaattaaaaatttctggagaccaaataaatttacaaaatctTTCATatgatagaaaattaaaaatttctgGAGACCAAATAAATTTATGTGGTAAAAAAAGTTAAACGCTAGTTAGGAGTAAGAAAACAATATAGCACATAGGAGTTGGAGAAAGCACAAATGTTGAGTAATCTTATATAAATGATATGTTGTAGGTAAATTTTGATGGtagtataaatataaattagccAATGAGTAATAGCTCAAATGGCATAATTTCCCCATACCCAATTAAGAGGTTGCTGGTTCGAATCTCCTATCTTtggttaaaaaagaaaaagaaaaaaaagtataaatataaattataaaagaaataaataaataaagaaagaaaaaagtggGAAAAGAAAACTTATCCTATCTATGGATGAAATTATTGTGCAGTGTGTGGAGTGAGTGATAGACATGGCAGTTTCAGCTTCTCTAATTCCGGTATCATCCACCACCACGACTTCGCTCGCATTCGCATTTCCGTCTCTTGCTTGTCCATTCAAGGTGGCCACCTGTTCTCTTCATTACCGCTCTCTCTGTCTCCTTTCACTCCATGCTCATGTATTTCATGCCTTCAACTTGCAGGGATCCCTCAAGAAGTTGAACTCCACACCATGCGGCTACACGGCAACGCTCAGGGTGCAGCTCAGAAGACCCCTCTCGGTGGTGAACAAGGCGGCTTCTGCCCCTGCCCCTGCCCCTGCGGCGGGGGCTTCGAGCGTGCGGTTCAGGCTTGACAACCTGGGCCCGCAACCGGGTTCGAGGAAGAAGGCGAAGAGAAAGGGAAGAGGCATATCGGCAGGGCAAGGTGCAAGCTGTGGTTTTGGGATGAGGGGTCAGAAGTCACGGTCTGGCCCCGGCGTCAGGAAGGGTTTCGAGGGTGGTCAGATGCCCCTTTACCGTCGAATCCCCAAACTTCGAGGAATTGCTGGCGGTATGCTATTATgttcaaattttaaaagctttatgttttatttctacaGAATAGGGGCTTCTAGATTGGATTTCATTAGATTATGACCTGAACCTCACAGAGATGTTCAAGGCAATTTTGTCATTTCTGCAATGCAATTATTGCAACTTAGATGAGGGCTACAAGAAACAGTAAATTATGATTGCCATGTATAGCTTAATCGGTTTTTTTCATTGCATCTATTGCATGGTGAGCTTTAGTGCATGTTTGGGCggcattattttgttaaattttttttttcaatgaaagaaagatcttttttattttttttacgtgtTTGTCAAATTtatagtagtaaaagtaaaaacactagtaaaattaaaaaaaatcttctttgagaagctgtaatttacatctttttttaaaatatttttttttcttaaaaaaaaaaagatgtttttcatgtaataaataaacaaaaaaatacttttatattattatacccaaacataattgatagataaaaagacctttttacatgaaatatctaaacataaaattacttttacttttctataagatatttaaaaaaaaataactccaaaaaagatcttttattaaaaactcacccaaacaagcccttGATCCGACATGGTAATTAAACAATAGAGAAAAGTATTAATGTATCACTACTAGATAGAGTGTAAATGTGTAATGCTAGATTGTTCACTTCTGTTGGTAGAGCAATAATATAGTATCTAATAAGGAAGGTTATTTCCGGTGATGTGCTGCATCGAGTTTTTCTTTCTAGCTGAAAATAAAATCCTACTTAAGACTTAAGAGAACTGCTATATACTGGTTTCGTATGCACTGTTTATGTCTAGCTGTGTGGTTCTACCTTCATGGCTCATAACCTTTTCTGGAGTTGGCCATACTGCGCCTGGTTCCTACAACCGGATCATGATTTAATCATTGCTATCATGATGTTATAGTATCTAATAAGGGAAGCAAGTCTTCTTGCATAAGATAATTTGCATGTGCATGTATCTCTTCCGGAACCATTTTTTGATGCCCCTTTTCctcccttctcttctcttttgatAAGGTATGCGTGCTGGGCTACCAAAATATGTCCATGTAAATCTGAGGGACATAGAGGATGCTAGATTTAAGG encodes the following:
- the LOC107467553 gene encoding 50S ribosomal protein L15, chloroplastic, with the translated sequence MAVSASLIPVSSTTTTSLAFAFPSLACPFKGSLKKLNSTPCGYTATLRVQLRRPLSVVNKAASAPAPAPAAGASSVRFRLDNLGPQPGSRKKAKRKGRGISAGQGASCGFGMRGQKSRSGPGVRKGFEGGQMPLYRRIPKLRGIAGGMRAGLPKYVHVNLRDIEDARFKDGEEVSLETLKEKGVINPSGRERKLPLKILGEGELSKKLTFKAPAFSTSAKEKLESAGCSLTVLPGRKKWVKPSVAKNLARAEEYFAKKRAAAAASEPASA